A genomic window from Erpetoichthys calabaricus chromosome 17, fErpCal1.3, whole genome shotgun sequence includes:
- the LOC114667520 gene encoding NACHT, LRR and PYD domains-containing protein 3-like isoform X2 encodes MDQKMQSFSLIRSNQENLLVWLSDNPSPLLRWLYDRNVFSQSLFHSLLEKTPSNSIVALLDHICHDGKRSDVFLQVLWDVQEYYCPELGAWLQDQCGLPGVKASDVANAVLPETKPGKLKRMPFFKFRHKKYTLSETAKGQSSIKGASLKYPRWRVPLSIHKKSLVRRTGNIVDHIEDSKSRTHIEIRYTDLFVTDDDPSLEIEQHEYFSLANRRARIYNHHKCQRISPSELLSPLPGQDWMPKRVKVKGIAGIGKSIAVQRLIHDWALGVSMRNFTCVFDFTFRELSLTEAPVSLAQLIMWKFDHLTEILPDLFQEPAYLLFLLDGLDEFKYKLNFNIPEKPVDVHTELPVGDLVSYLFKGSLLPESSVIITTRPSTDIPRKYCHRCSIILGFEQKQVEDYCFKYYKDPDLSKAVYRYIANNDTLFGLSFIPLYCYIICTALSEFFTRCPKDTNIDLSVPKTVSEVYLCYLYTVIRHHVLRDEECVSSSKNVVFSAVKRDLLQLSKFAYQSLMSNKILFEKADFESFGMPLQDLPTSFFSQILIQVKEEQVQMFAFFHMTIQEHLAALYSATEVGEDDLVEALDLWCGGAYQEDPCSSEFLQTSKELLDVSKLESLQMFTRFFSGLLAARLGGQLGGLAAPLSNEVLAELSMWFGRQFQKKLSNQQVLNLLHCLMELHQESVVKMVAPHIKKLHLFKMTLNVVDCTALCYVIRHARHDLEELNLGYSNIGHEGLKRLQPILHKCELLFLRYNCLDKEAAALESLILKSPSCHHVRK; translated from the exons ATGGATCAGAAAATGCAGAGTTTTAGTTTAATCCGAAGTAACCAAGAGAATCTACTGGTCTGGCTGAGTGACAACCCCTCACCACTGCTGCGGTGGCTCTATGACAGGAATGTCTTCAGTCAGTCGCTGTTCCACAGTCTGTTGGAGAAGACACCCAGCAACAGCATCGTCGCCCTCTTGGATCACATCTGTCATGATGGCAAAAGGAGCGACGTGTTTCTGCAGGTCCTTTGGGATGTCCAGGAGTACTACTGTCCAGAGCTGGGCGCCTGGCTTCAGGACCAGTGTGGCTTGCCGGGAGTGAAGGCCTCAGACGTGGCGAACGCTG TTCTCCCGGAGACTAAACCAGGAAAACTCAAGAGAATGCCGTTTTTTAAGTTTCGACACAAGAAGTACACGCTCTCCGAGACGGCTAAAG gtCAATCATCAATTAAAGGCGCCAGTTTGAAATATCCACGATGGAGAG TCCCCCTGTCAATTCACAAGAAGAGCCTGGTAAGAAGAACCGGGAACATCGTTGACCACATAGAAGACTCCAAGTCACGAACGCACATCGAGATCCGCTACACCGACCTCTTTGTGACAGACGATGACCCCAGCTTGGAAATTGAACAGCACGAGTACTTCTCCCTGGCAAACAGGCGGGCCAGGATCTACAACCACCACAAGTGCCAAAGGATCTCACCCAGTGAGCTTCTGTCTCCTCTGCCAGGTCAGGACTGGATGCCAAAGAGGGTCAAAGTGAAGGGAATCGCCGGCATCGGGAAGAGCATTGCCGTGCAGAGACTGATCCATGACTGGGCTTTAGGGGTCTCCATGAGAAACTTCACATGCGTCTTTGATTTTACGTTCCGTGAGCTCAGCCTAACCGAGGCCCCCGTGAGTTTAGCGCAGCTGATCATGTGGAAGTTTGATCACCTGACTGAGATCCTTCCCGATCTTTTTCAAGAGCCGGCCTACCTTCTCTTCCTGTTGGACGGACTGGATGAGTTCAAATACAAGCTGAACTTTAACATTCCGGAAAAGCCCGTGGATGTTCATACAGAATTACCCGTGGGGGATCTGGTGAGCTATCTGTTCAAGGGGAGCTTGCTACCGGAATCTTCCGTGATCATCACCACACGCCCCTCGACAGACATCCCCCGGAAATATTGTCACCGTTGTTCGATCATCCTTGGGTTTGAGCAGAAGCAAGTCGAGGACTACTGCTTCAAGTACTACAAGGACCCTGACCTGAGTAAGGCCGTCTACCGCTACATAGCGAACAACGACACCCTCTTCGGCTTGTCCTTCATTCCTCTTTACTGCTACATCATCTGCACGGCACTTAGTGAATTTTTTACCCGATGCCCTAAAGACACTAATATCGACCTCAGCGTCCCAAAGACCGTCAGTGAGGTCTACCTCTGCTACCTGTACACGGTCATCAGGCACCACGTGCTCAGAGACGAAGAGTGTGTCAGCAGCTCAAAGAACGTGGTCTTCTCGGCAGTCAAAAGGGATTTACTTCAGCTCAGCAAATTTGCCTACCAGAGTCTGATGAGCAACAAGATTCTCTTTGAAAAGGCCGACTTTGAGTCATTCGGCATGCCCCTCCAGGACCTCCCGACCTCCTTCTTCAGCCAGATTCTGATCCAGGTGAAGGAAGAGCAGGTTCAGATGTTCGCGTTCTTCCACATGACCATCCAGGAGCACCTTGCTGCTCTCTATAGCGCAACTGAAGTGGGTGAGGATGACCTCGTCGAGGCACTCGACCTCTGGTGTGGTGGCGCTTATCAGGAAGACCCTTGTAGTAGTGAATTTCTACAGACGTCAAAGGAACTGCTGGACGTGAGCAAGTTGGAAAGCTTGCAGATGTTCACCAGGTTTTTTTCAGGTCTCCTAGCGGCCAGATTGGGAGGGCAGCTGGGAGGTCTGGCGGCACCCCTGAGCAATGAAGTCCTGGCGGAGCTTAGCATGTGGTTCGGCAGGCAGTTCCAGAAGAAGCTCTCCAACCAGCAGGTGCTGAACCTTCTGCACTGTCTGATGGAGCTACACCAGGAGAGCGTGGTGAAAATGGTGGCCCCCCACATCAAGAAACTTCACCTCTTCAAAATGACTCTGAATGTGGTGGACTGCACGGCCCTCTGCTACGTGATCCGCCACGCACGCCATGACCTGGAGGAGCTGAACCTGGGGTACTCCAACATCGGCCATGAAGGACTCAAGAGGCTGCAGCCCATTCTGCACAAGTGTGAATTGCTCTt TCTCCGCTACAACTGCCTGGACAAGGAAGCAGCGGCTTTGGAGTCCCTCATACTCAAATCCCCCTCCTGTCAC CATGTGCGGAAATAA